Proteins encoded within one genomic window of Halocatena marina:
- a CDS encoding Single-stranded DNA binding protein, whose amino-acid sequence MDTDTHAEELASDLGVDKEEVAADLENLIDYDVPLDEAKQSLRRKYGSGGGGGSTSPTAVDISDITTDDTSVTVTTRVLTVGKRTIRYSGDDFTISEGELADKTGTISYTAWEDFGLSSGDTITIGNAGVREWDGEPELNLGENTSVTTAEESLDVPYAVGGKRSLVDLSPGDRGITLEVTVSELEERTIDGRDGPTDILSGVLADETTRLPFTDWEPHDEIEPGASIRLEDCYIREFRGVPSVNLSEFTTVTPMDRTIEKTETAPKKQIGAAVADGGMFDIELTGSVLAVRDGSGLIQRCPECNRVIQNGQCRSHGDVDGLDDLRVKAILDDGTGTVTVVLDRELTERVYGGTLEDALTSARDAMDKAVVAASIASDIVGKRHRVRGSLSVDEYGANLDATEFETVTKEPTKRARALLAEVDG is encoded by the coding sequence ATGGATACCGACACTCACGCCGAGGAACTTGCCTCCGACCTCGGTGTCGACAAAGAGGAGGTCGCAGCGGATCTCGAAAATCTCATCGATTATGATGTTCCACTCGACGAAGCAAAACAAAGCCTCCGACGGAAGTACGGCAGCGGCGGTGGTGGCGGCAGCACTTCCCCGACGGCCGTCGATATCAGCGACATTACGACAGACGATACAAGCGTCACAGTAACCACTCGTGTCCTGACCGTTGGGAAGCGAACCATCAGATACAGCGGCGATGACTTCACCATTTCGGAGGGTGAACTCGCCGATAAAACTGGGACGATATCGTACACCGCGTGGGAGGATTTCGGTCTTTCATCGGGAGATACGATTACCATCGGCAACGCGGGCGTCCGCGAGTGGGACGGTGAACCAGAACTCAATCTTGGAGAGAACACATCAGTTACCACTGCCGAAGAATCGCTCGACGTACCGTACGCGGTCGGTGGGAAGCGATCGCTCGTCGATCTCTCTCCTGGTGATCGAGGGATCACACTCGAAGTCACCGTGAGTGAACTCGAAGAGCGGACGATCGATGGCCGCGACGGTCCGACAGACATCCTGAGTGGTGTGCTCGCGGACGAAACGACTCGCCTCCCGTTCACCGATTGGGAGCCACACGACGAGATCGAACCCGGCGCGTCGATCCGGCTTGAAGACTGTTACATCCGCGAGTTCCGAGGGGTCCCATCTGTGAATCTCTCTGAATTCACAACAGTCACACCGATGGATCGGACAATTGAAAAGACCGAAACGGCACCGAAAAAGCAGATTGGAGCGGCTGTCGCCGACGGAGGTATGTTCGACATCGAACTCACAGGGAGCGTGCTCGCGGTCCGTGACGGTTCTGGACTCATTCAACGCTGTCCAGAGTGTAACCGCGTCATTCAGAACGGGCAGTGTCGAAGCCACGGCGATGTCGACGGCCTCGATGATCTCCGTGTGAAAGCGATTCTCGATGACGGGACCGGGACAGTGACTGTTGTGCTCGACCGAGAACTAACAGAGCGCGTCTACGGGGGGACACTTGAGGATGCACTTACCAGTGCCCGCGATGCAATGGACAAAGCAGTCGTGGCCGCTTCGATCGCATCAGATATCGTCGGAAAGCGACACCGCGTTCGCGGCTCACTCAGCGTCGATGAGTACGGCGCAAATCTCGATGCGACCGAGTTTGAGACCGTTACCAAAGAACCAACAAAGCGTGCTCGTGCCCTTCTCGCGGAGGTGGACGGATGA